In one Cyclopterus lumpus isolate fCycLum1 chromosome 22, fCycLum1.pri, whole genome shotgun sequence genomic region, the following are encoded:
- the ak7b gene encoding adenylate kinase 7, translated as MAEPRMEKPELSPRVTRVFINKMDSYASKSIATLLCERAVGQTEPEGEEERVVRSGARAFHVVGTVSAKCHVDGPYALEEYLQPNKDELLSKLMGCDVVIYNITQHADQLDEALWAVSALHKEMGRFSGPKMFILVSTVMTWACSRPLDPEVPFTDDIFWGRRAHPNFKPHIDLEKRVVKMGKTKRTLFSTYVVASGLQYGMGEEVFHYFFKTSWLGQEQEIPVFGDGTNIVPTIHISDLASVIQNVIEHQPKPYYLLAVDSSNNTLEDIVKEVASVLGPGVIQKRPSEEAFLTKDLSTMEIDSLLVNLRMEGVHLKELFSINWLCETGLVDNIELVVEEYQKARGILPIRLCVLGPPAVGKSTVSRQISEYYKLHHITLKETISETIAQLEDIERDADPSAEDENSAAEAKELLNSLKDSMEQYGGLLDDQLLVKVVKKKLRSNPCRNQGFVLDGFPKTYEQAKELFFAEDLGAEDGAAQMSSYSKTIMPEFVLCLDATDDFLKDRVMLLPERLVQEHNYEQEHFLRRLARYRGYNMEDETVVNFFNELDIVPLCLEITSEDEPDCLLLMQKIIDTVGQPRNYGPASQELEEEERRKAEENMRREAQEKAEEERRETEEAEHRAAHWEEWTKSLEEVRQQQEEVLEAESVPMRSYLMEHVMPTLTQGLMECCTARPQDPVDFLAEFLMKNNPFNY; from the exons ATGGCGGAGCCGAGGATGGAGAAACCCGAACTGTCCCCTCGCGTCACCAGAGTTTTTATCAACAAGATGGACTCGTACGCGTCCAAAAGTATCGCTACG CTTCTGTGTGAACGTGCGGTCGGACAGACGGAGCccgagggagaggaggagagggtcgTGCGCAGCGGAGCGCGAGCGTTTCACGTTGTAGGAACCGTTTCTGCCAAATGTCACGTGGACGGTCCATATGCCCTGGAGGAGTATTTA CAACCGAACAAGGATGAGCTGCTTTCAAAGCTGATGGGCTGCGACGTGGTCATCTACAacattacccagcatgccgaCCAGCTGGACGAAGCCCTCTGGGCCGTTTCAG CTCTCCACAAGGAAATGGGCCGTTTTTCTGGACCAAAGATGTTCATCCTCGTCTCCACGGTGATGACCTGGGCGTGCAGCAGGCCGCTCGATCCT GAGGTCCCTTTCACTGATGACATTTTCTGGGGAAGAAGAGCACATCCCAACTTCAAACCGCACATTGACCTGGAGAAGAGGGTGGTCAAAATGGGAAAAACG AAGAGGACACTGTTCTCCACATACGTGGTGGCGTCAGGACTCCAGTACGGGATGGGAGAAGAGGTCTTCCACTACTTTTTCAAG ACATCATGGCTGGGACAAGAACAGGAAATACCTGTCTTTGGAGACGGCACAAACATCGTCCCCACGATTCACATCAGCGACCTGGCAAG TGTGATACAGAATGTGATTGAACATCAGCCCAAGCCGTATTACCTTCTCGCTGTGGACTCATCCAACAATACCTTGGAGGACATTGTGAAA GAAGTTGCCTCTGTACTTGGACCAGGGGTGATCCAGAAGAGGCCATCTGAGGAGGCCTTTCTCACAAAGGACTTGAGT ACAATGGAAATTGATTCCTTGCTCGTGAACCTACGCATGGAGGGTGTCCATCTCAAGGAACTGTTCTCTATCAACTGGTTGTGTGAGACTGGTCTGGTGGACAACAtagagctggtggtggaggaatACCAGAAAGCCAGGGGAATACTG CCCATCCGCCTCTGTGTATTGGGGCCTCCTGCAGTGGGGAAGAGCACGGTGTCCAGACAGATCAGTGAATACTATAAACTCCATCACATCACACTAAAGGAAACCATCTCTGAAACCATCGCACAACTG GAAGATATTGAGCGGGATGCTGATCCAAGTGCAGAGGATGAGAACTCTGCAGCAGAGGCCAAGGAGCTGCTGAACAGCCTGAAGGACAGTATGGAGCAGTACGGAG GTCTTTTGGATGACCAGCTgttggtgaaggtggtgaagaagaAGCTGAGGTCTAATCCATGCAGAAACCAGGGTTTTGTTCTGGACGGCTTCCCCAAGACATACGAACAAGCTAAAGAGCTCTTCTTTG ctgAAGATCTTGGAGCAGAAGACGGAGCAGCCCAGATGTCTTCATATAGCAAGACGATTatgccag AGTTTGTGTTGTGCCTGGATGCGACGGACGACTTCCTGAAGGATCGGGTGATGCTGCTGCCCGAGAGGCTGGTACAGGAGCACAACTACGAGCAGGAGCACTTCCTGCGGCGCCTGGCCCGATACCGAGGATACAACATGGAGGATGAAACTGTTGTGAACTTCTTTAATGAGCTGGACATCGTCCCTCTGTGCCTGG AGATCACCAGTGAGGATGAGCCTGACTGCCTGCTGCTGATGCAGAAGATCATCGACACGGTGGGCCAGCCCAGGAACTACGGCCCAGCCAgccaggagctggaggaagaggagaggaggaaggctgaggagaacatgaggagagagGCCCAGGAGaaagctgaggaggagaggagggagacagaggaggctGAACACAGGGCTGCACACTGGGAGGAGTGG ACTAAGAGcttggaggaggtgaggcagcagcaggaggaggtgctggaggCCGAGTCGGTCCCCATGAGGAGCTACCTGATGGAGCACGTCATGCCCACTCTGACCCAGGGCCTGATGGAGTGCTGCACAGCCCGCCCACAGGACCCCGTGGACTTCCTG GCGGAGTTCTTGATGAAGAACAATCCCTTCAACTACTGA
- the LOC117751523 gene encoding uncharacterized protein LOC117751523, whose translation MSGPGYYGFGVAEIPNERRIVLVGKTGVGKSAAGNTILGREAFDSELSPSSLTSECQKAKGVVGGRKVAVIDTPGLFDTNFTQEVVLNRIKMCISFAAPGPHAFLVVLQLDRFTQEEQDTVKMIQTTFGNDAAKYTMLLFTHGDQLRNQTIEDFISKSPELLALIQKCNHWYHVFNNEIKDPKQTGQLLDKIDKMTMANGGSYYTNEMFLRAEEAIIKEKQRLLRELEAKKQIELEELRSQYKERDYRREMKRVNRRYDHEARAMAEKSNGFTKAPVMAVATTCGAALGGVIGIAGGPIGVVVGVAAGAAIGATIGVISLKVSENCHMLCFISKGSQKRKQSDELRIILVGKTGAGKSAAGNVILGREAFKSERSSSSWTFRCEKAEGEVGGRKVTVIDTPGLFDTKLSQEEVLKRIETCISLSAPGPHAFLVVLKLGRFTQEERETVKMIRTIFGDEVAKYSVVLFTHGDYLKTQTIEGFVSKSEELKELIQVCYGRYHVFNNQDNDRAQCHQLLEKIVRMTQENGGSHYIKEFFYEAKQASTIEQQRLSLELTAEEQQRRKTLEAGVEREFSKRSKKRKKCLLQ comes from the exons ATGAGCGGGCCAGGCTATTATG GGTTCGGAGTTGCCGAAATTCCAAACGAAAGGAGGATTGTTCTAGTTGGGAAGACCGGAGTGGGAAAGAGCGCCGCAGGAAACACCATACTGGGAAGGGAAGCGTTTGATTCCGAGCTGTCTCCATCCTCCTTGACGTCTGAATGCCAGAAAGCTAAGGGGGTTGTTGGAGGTCGAAAAGTCGCCGTCATCGACACTCCAGGGCTGTTTGACACTAATTTCACCCAAGAAGTGGTGTTGAACAGGATCAAGATGTGCATCTCTTTCGCTGCTCCTGGTCCCCACGCCTTCCTGGTGGTTCTTCAGCTGGACAGGTTCacccaggaggagcaggacacCGTCAAGATGATTCAGACCACTTTTGGAAACGATGCAGCCAAATACACAATGTTGTTGTTCACACATGGAGACCAGCTGAGGAACCAAACCATTGAGGACTTTATTTCAAAGAGTCCCGAATTGCTAGCCCTCATTCAGAAGTGCAACCATTGGTACCACGTCTTTAACAACGAAATCAAAGACCCTAAACAAACCGGTCAGCTCCTGGACAAAATTGACAAGATGACTATGGCTAATGGAGGAAGCTACTACACAAACGAAATGTTCTTGAGAGCAGAGGAAGCCATAATTAAGGAGAAACAGCGACTGCTGAGGGAGCTGGAGGCCAAGAAGCAGATAGAGCTAGAAGAATTGAGATCTCAATATAAGGAAAGGGATTACCGTAGGGAGATGAAGCGGGTGAATAGAAGATATGATCATGAAGCCAGAGCTATGGCGGAGAAATCCAATGGCTTTACCAAAGCTCCGGTAATGGCTGTGGCAACAACCTGTGGTGCTGCTCTCGGAGGTGTGATTGGAATAGCAGGAGGGCCAATCGGTGTAGTAGTTGGAGTTGCAGCTGGAGCAGCTATTGGAGCTACCATCGGTGTCATTTCTTTGAAGGTTTCAGAGAACTGCCAT ATGCTATGCTTTATCTCCAAAGGATCTCAGAAACGGAAGCAAAGTGATGAACTCCGAATCATTCTGGTGGGGAAGACAGGAGCAGGCAAGAGTGCAGCAGGGAACGTCATCTTGGGGAGGGAAGCGTTCAAGTCCGAacgctcttcttcctcctggaCATTTCGGTGCGAAAAAGCTGAGGGGGAGGTCGGAGGTCGAAAGGTCACCGTCATCGACACCCCGGGGCTGTTTGACACCAAGTTATCCCAAGAGGAAGTGTTGAAGAGGATCGAGAcgtgcatctctctctctgctcctggtCCACACGCCTTCCTGGTGGTTTTGAAGCTGGGCAGGTTCACCCAGGAGGAGCGAGAAACCGTCAAGATGATTCGGACCATTTTTGGTGACGAGGTGGCGAAATACTCAGTCGTGTTGTTCACACACGGAGACTATCTAAAGACGCAGACCATTGAAGGGTTTGTATCAAAGAGTGAGGAACTCAAGGAGCTCATTCAGGTATGCTACGGGAGATACCACGTCTTCAACAACCAAGACAACGACCGGGCGCAGTGCCATCAGCTCCTGGAGAAAATTGTCAGAATGACACAGGAGAACGGCGGATCACACTACATCAAGGAGTTCTTCTACGAAGCAAAACAGGCCTCAACGATAGAGCAACAAAGACTTTCTCTGGAGCTGACGGCagaagagcagcagaggaggaagaccTTGGAGGCTGGTGTTGAGAGAGAATTTAGTAAAAGGTCCAAGAAACGGAAGAAATGTCTTCTGCAGTAG
- the galcb gene encoding galactocerebrosidase isoform X1 has translation MGRRELAALLLGLSVALGSSHSYVLPLLGLSVALGSSHSYVLTDAEGLGRVFDGIGGLSGGGATSRLLVNYAEPYRSQILDFLFKPNFGASLHILKVEIGGDAQTTDGTEPSHMHYENDENFFRGYEWWLMKEAKKRNPNITLISLPWAFPGWVGRGKNWPYDFPDITAAYVVNWILGAKQYHDLDIQYVGIWNERSYDSKYIKLLRYTLDKSGLETVRIIASDNLWEPVVLSLLLDPELSRAVDVIGAHYPGTTSVKEALKTQKKLWSSEDYSTFNDEVGGGCWARILNQNYVNGLMTATISWNLVASYYKDLPFSRDGLMTAEEPWSGNYVVESPIWITAHTTQFTQPGWTYLQTVGHLTGGGSYVALTDGKGNLTVVIETMTHDHSVCIRPPLPPFNVTSQNATFQLKGSFAFIKELQVWRSQFNFKSKKSSFFQKLTPQKLQDGSFTLELAEDEVYTFTTLPTGQKGRFPAPPPSARFPKVYKDDFNVRNPPFSEAPDFADQTGVFEYHINMTDPGPHVFTLRQVVTERPVTWVADADQTISVIGDHQWADLTITCDVFMESVKAGGVFIAARVDKGGQAVRSAKGVFFWVFADGTYKVTNDLAGQTVLAEGKSGTRAYGWHTVSLTVEGQYASGQLNGYPLWRNAVVLTPKSGWAAIGTRAFELAQFDNFAVVAEY, from the exons ATGGGGCGCAGAGAGTTGGCCGCGCTGCTGCTAGGGCTCTCCGTGGCCCTGGGCTCCTCTCACTCTTATGTCCTCCCCCTCCTGGGGCTCTCCGTGGCCCTGGGCTCCTCTCACTCCTACGTCCTCACCGACGCAGAGGGCCTGGGCAGAGTTTTTGACGGAATCGGAGGTTTGAGCGGCGGAGGG GCGACGTCCCGGTTACTGGTGAACTATGCAGAGCCGTACCGCAGCCAGATACTAGACTTCTtgtttaag CCGAACTTTGGAGCCTCTCTGCACATACTGAaggtggagataggaggagacgcTCAAACTACTG ATGGAACGGAGCCGTCACACATGCACTACGAGAACGATGAGAACTTCTTCCGAGGGTACGAGTGGTGGCTGATGAAAGAGGCCAAGAAGAGGAACCCAAATATCACACTCATAA GTTTGCCCTGGGCGTTTCCTGGCTGGGTGGGCCGTGGTAAGAACTGGCCCTATGACTTCCCAGACATCACTGCAGCATACGTGGTGAACTGGATCCTCGGGGCGAAGCAGTACCATGACCTGGACATTCAGTATGTTGGG ATTTGGAACGAGCGAAGctatgacagcaagtacatcaaG CTGCTGCGGTACACTCTGGACAAGAGTGGTCTGGAGACAGTCAGGATCATAGCCAGTGACAACCTGTGGGAGCCCGTTGTCCTGTCTCTGCTGCTCGATCCCGAGCTCAGCAGAGCCGTAGACGTGATAGG GGCCCACTACCCGGGCACCACCTCGGTGAAGGAGGCCCTGAAGACACAGAAGAAGCTGTGGTCGTCGGAGGACTACAGCACTTTCAACGACGAGGTGGGGGGAGGCTGCTGGGCTCGCATCCTCAACCAGAACTACGTCAATGGACTCATGACGGC CACCATCTCCTGGAACCTGGTGGCCAGCTACTACAAGGATCTGCCATTCAGCAGAGACGGGCTGATGACGGCTGAGGAGCCCTGGAGCGGCAACTACGTGGTGGAGTCTCCAATCTGGATCACAG CCCACACCACACAGTTCACCCAGCCAGGATGGACCTACCTGCAGACTGTTGGACATCTGACAGGAGGTGGAAGTTATGTAGCGCTCACTGACGGGAAAGGAAACCTCACCGTTGTCATAGAGACCATG ACTCACGATCATTCAGTGTGCATAAGACCCCCGCTCCCTCCCTTCAATGTGacttcccagaatgcaactTTCCAGCTGAAGGGATCCTTT GCCTTCATAAAGGAGCTCCAAGTGTGGCGCTCACAGTTTAACTTCAAGAGCAAAAAGTCCTCCTTCTTTCAGAAGCTAACGCCACAGAAG CTTCAAGATGGATCATTCACGTTGGAGCTGGCTGAAGATGAGGTTTACACGTTCACCACACTTCCAACAGGGCAGAAAGGCCGCTTCCCTGCCCCCCCGCCCTCTGCTCGCTTCCCTAAAGTCTACAAGGACGACTTTAACGTCC GAAACCCCCCCTTCTCAGAGGCTCCAGACTTCGCTGACCAGACGGGGGTGTTCGAGTACCACATCAACATGACCGACCCCGGACCTCACGTCTTTACCCTACGACAGGTTGTGACTGAGAGGCCCGTCACATGGGTGGCTGACGCTGACCAGACCATCAGTGTCATAGGAGACCATCAGTG GGCCGACCTGACGATCACGTGCGACGTCTTCATGGAGAGCGTGAAGGCCGGTGGCGTGTTCATAGCAGCCCGGGTGGACAAAGGAGGCCAGGCAGTCCGCAGCGCTAAAGGGGTCTTCTTCTGGGTGTTTGCAGACGGCACATACAAAGTTACCAACGATCTCG CTGGACAGACGGTACTGGCGGAGGGAAAGTCTGGAACCCGAGCGTATGGTTGGCACACTGTATCCCTCACTGTGGAA GGTCAGTATGCGTCGGGGCAGCTGAATGGATACCCGCTGTGGAGGAATGCTGTGGTACTGACACCAAAGAGCGGCTGGGCTGCCATCGGAACCCGCGCCTTTGAACTGGCTCAGTTTGATAACTTTGCTGTGGTGGCAGAATACTGA
- the galcb gene encoding galactocerebrosidase isoform X2: protein MGRRELAALLLGLSVALGSSHSYVLPLLGLSVALGSSHSYVLTDAEGLGRVFDGIGGLSGGGATSRLLVNYAEPYRSQILDFLFKPNFGASLHILKVEIGGDAQTTDGTEPSHMHYENDENFFRGYEWWLMKEAKKRNPNITLISLPWAFPGWVGRGKNWPYDFPDITAAYVVNWILGAKQYHDLDIQYVGIWNERSYDSKYIKVLRNTLDKVGLTGVGIIAADGDWSIANSMLVDPQLNESVEAIGAHYPGTTSVKEALKTQKKLWSSEDYSTFNDEVGGGCWARILNQNYVNGLMTATISWNLVASYYKDLPFSRDGLMTAEEPWSGNYVVESPIWITAHTTQFTQPGWTYLQTVGHLTGGGSYVALTDGKGNLTVVIETMTHDHSVCIRPPLPPFNVTSQNATFQLKGSFAFIKELQVWRSQFNFKSKKSSFFQKLTPQKLQDGSFTLELAEDEVYTFTTLPTGQKGRFPAPPPSARFPKVYKDDFNVRNPPFSEAPDFADQTGVFEYHINMTDPGPHVFTLRQVVTERPVTWVADADQTISVIGDHQWADLTITCDVFMESVKAGGVFIAARVDKGGQAVRSAKGVFFWVFADGTYKVTNDLAGQTVLAEGKSGTRAYGWHTVSLTVEGQYASGQLNGYPLWRNAVVLTPKSGWAAIGTRAFELAQFDNFAVVAEY, encoded by the exons ATGGGGCGCAGAGAGTTGGCCGCGCTGCTGCTAGGGCTCTCCGTGGCCCTGGGCTCCTCTCACTCTTATGTCCTCCCCCTCCTGGGGCTCTCCGTGGCCCTGGGCTCCTCTCACTCCTACGTCCTCACCGACGCAGAGGGCCTGGGCAGAGTTTTTGACGGAATCGGAGGTTTGAGCGGCGGAGGG GCGACGTCCCGGTTACTGGTGAACTATGCAGAGCCGTACCGCAGCCAGATACTAGACTTCTtgtttaag CCGAACTTTGGAGCCTCTCTGCACATACTGAaggtggagataggaggagacgcTCAAACTACTG ATGGAACGGAGCCGTCACACATGCACTACGAGAACGATGAGAACTTCTTCCGAGGGTACGAGTGGTGGCTGATGAAAGAGGCCAAGAAGAGGAACCCAAATATCACACTCATAA GTTTGCCCTGGGCGTTTCCTGGCTGGGTGGGCCGTGGTAAGAACTGGCCCTATGACTTCCCAGACATCACTGCAGCATACGTGGTGAACTGGATCCTCGGGGCGAAGCAGTACCATGACCTGGACATTCAGTATGTTGGG ATTTGGAACGAGCGAAGctatgacagcaagtacatcaaG GTGCTCCGGAACACGCTGGATAAAGTTGGTCTCACCGGTGTTGGCATCATTGCAGCAGATGGCGATTGGAGCATCGCTAATTCAATGCTCGTTGACCCCCAGCTTAATGAGTCTGTTGAGGCCATCGG GGCCCACTACCCGGGCACCACCTCGGTGAAGGAGGCCCTGAAGACACAGAAGAAGCTGTGGTCGTCGGAGGACTACAGCACTTTCAACGACGAGGTGGGGGGAGGCTGCTGGGCTCGCATCCTCAACCAGAACTACGTCAATGGACTCATGACGGC CACCATCTCCTGGAACCTGGTGGCCAGCTACTACAAGGATCTGCCATTCAGCAGAGACGGGCTGATGACGGCTGAGGAGCCCTGGAGCGGCAACTACGTGGTGGAGTCTCCAATCTGGATCACAG CCCACACCACACAGTTCACCCAGCCAGGATGGACCTACCTGCAGACTGTTGGACATCTGACAGGAGGTGGAAGTTATGTAGCGCTCACTGACGGGAAAGGAAACCTCACCGTTGTCATAGAGACCATG ACTCACGATCATTCAGTGTGCATAAGACCCCCGCTCCCTCCCTTCAATGTGacttcccagaatgcaactTTCCAGCTGAAGGGATCCTTT GCCTTCATAAAGGAGCTCCAAGTGTGGCGCTCACAGTTTAACTTCAAGAGCAAAAAGTCCTCCTTCTTTCAGAAGCTAACGCCACAGAAG CTTCAAGATGGATCATTCACGTTGGAGCTGGCTGAAGATGAGGTTTACACGTTCACCACACTTCCAACAGGGCAGAAAGGCCGCTTCCCTGCCCCCCCGCCCTCTGCTCGCTTCCCTAAAGTCTACAAGGACGACTTTAACGTCC GAAACCCCCCCTTCTCAGAGGCTCCAGACTTCGCTGACCAGACGGGGGTGTTCGAGTACCACATCAACATGACCGACCCCGGACCTCACGTCTTTACCCTACGACAGGTTGTGACTGAGAGGCCCGTCACATGGGTGGCTGACGCTGACCAGACCATCAGTGTCATAGGAGACCATCAGTG GGCCGACCTGACGATCACGTGCGACGTCTTCATGGAGAGCGTGAAGGCCGGTGGCGTGTTCATAGCAGCCCGGGTGGACAAAGGAGGCCAGGCAGTCCGCAGCGCTAAAGGGGTCTTCTTCTGGGTGTTTGCAGACGGCACATACAAAGTTACCAACGATCTCG CTGGACAGACGGTACTGGCGGAGGGAAAGTCTGGAACCCGAGCGTATGGTTGGCACACTGTATCCCTCACTGTGGAA GGTCAGTATGCGTCGGGGCAGCTGAATGGATACCCGCTGTGGAGGAATGCTGTGGTACTGACACCAAAGAGCGGCTGGGCTGCCATCGGAACCCGCGCCTTTGAACTGGCTCAGTTTGATAACTTTGCTGTGGTGGCAGAATACTGA